The Clostridioides sp. ES-S-0010-02 genome window below encodes:
- a CDS encoding elongation factor G — translation MKVYDSNMLRNVAVLGHSGCGKTNLIETIAYTANTNKIPKLTDKVNMTYSMGLIPIEYNDYKFNLLDTPGYFDFSGDVVSSLRASDAAIIVIDATAPIQVGTEKSLELTESIPKIMFINKIDNEKARYKDAIAMLREKYNNKIVPMISPIYKDKNFVKLHNVFENIDDLEGEFKEQAMSVKEALMELIAETDDQILDKYFNGEELTTEEIQKGIVIGIQRGDIIPVICGSTINNIGTKEILDTISNYLEPIFTEESKPFKGLVFKTMVDPFVGKMSYIKITQGAISKDKEVFNINKNIKEKIANIYTLRNSELVEIDKAKAGDVVVVTKVNSLKTGDTISVDKDAEALDKIDFPKPQIYYAVNPKNKGDEEKVAAVLNKLVEEDPTLHWYRNTETKQALLGGQGELHIKTIKNKMKDKFGVDVELNDLKVPYRETIKETADVQGKHKKQSGGHGQYGDVKIRFERCESDFEFTEEIFGGSVPKQYIPAVEKGLKDSMQKGVLAGFPVTNIKATLYDGSYHDVDSSEMAFKMAASAAFKKGMEEAHPILLEPIMKLKITVPEEYMGDVMGDINKRRGKIFGMEPDNKGKQIIFAEAPQAETFKYAIDLRAMTQGRGYFEMELERYGEVPSQFAEKIIGLATAK, via the coding sequence ATGAAGGTTTATGATAGTAATATGTTGAGAAATGTAGCAGTATTAGGACATAGCGGATGTGGTAAAACAAATCTAATCGAAACTATAGCTTACACAGCAAACACTAATAAGATACCTAAATTAACTGACAAGGTAAATATGACTTATAGTATGGGATTAATACCTATAGAATATAATGACTATAAGTTTAACTTATTGGATACACCAGGATATTTTGACTTTAGCGGAGATGTTGTATCATCTCTTAGAGCAAGTGATGCAGCAATAATAGTAATAGATGCAACAGCACCTATTCAAGTTGGTACAGAGAAATCATTAGAACTAACTGAGAGTATTCCTAAGATAATGTTTATAAATAAAATAGATAATGAAAAAGCAAGATATAAAGATGCAATAGCAATGTTAAGAGAAAAATACAATAATAAGATAGTTCCAATGATAAGTCCTATATACAAAGATAAAAACTTTGTCAAGTTACATAATGTATTTGAAAATATAGATGATTTAGAAGGTGAATTTAAAGAACAAGCTATGAGTGTAAAAGAAGCTTTAATGGAACTTATAGCAGAAACAGATGACCAAATATTAGATAAGTATTTTAATGGAGAAGAGTTAACTACAGAAGAAATCCAAAAAGGTATTGTTATAGGTATACAAAGAGGAGATATTATACCTGTAATATGTGGTTCAACTATAAATAATATAGGAACAAAAGAAATATTAGATACAATATCAAATTATCTAGAACCTATATTTACAGAAGAGAGTAAGCCATTTAAAGGATTAGTATTTAAAACTATGGTTGACCCATTTGTAGGAAAAATGTCATATATAAAAATTACTCAAGGTGCAATTTCTAAAGATAAAGAAGTTTTTAATATAAACAAAAACATAAAAGAAAAAATAGCTAACATATATACATTGAGAAATAGTGAGTTAGTTGAAATAGACAAAGCTAAGGCTGGTGATGTAGTAGTTGTAACTAAAGTTAATTCTCTAAAGACAGGAGATACTATATCTGTAGATAAAGATGCAGAAGCTTTAGATAAGATAGACTTCCCTAAACCACAAATATATTATGCTGTTAATCCTAAGAATAAGGGTGATGAAGAAAAGGTAGCTGCTGTATTAAACAAACTTGTAGAGGAAGACCCTACATTACATTGGTATAGAAATACAGAGACAAAACAAGCTCTTTTAGGAGGACAAGGGGAGCTTCATATAAAAACAATTAAAAATAAAATGAAAGATAAGTTCGGGGTAGATGTTGAATTAAATGACCTTAAAGTTCCTTATAGAGAAACTATAAAGGAAACAGCTGATGTACAAGGTAAGCATAAGAAACAATCAGGTGGCCATGGTCAATATGGAGATGTAAAGATAAGATTTGAAAGATGTGAATCTGATTTTGAATTTACAGAAGAAATATTTGGTGGGTCTGTACCAAAACAATATATACCAGCAGTAGAAAAAGGTTTAAAAGATTCTATGCAAAAAGGAGTATTGGCTGGTTTCCCTGTTACAAATATAAAGGCTACACTTTATGATGGTTCATACCATGATGTAGACTCTTCTGAAATGGCTTTTAAGATGGCAGCAAGTGCAGCATTTAAAAAAGGTATGGAGGAAGCTCATCCAATATTATTAGAGCCTATTATGAAACTTAAGATAACTGTTCCAGAAGAATATATGGGAGATGTTATGGGAGATATAAACAAGAGAAGAGGTAAAATATTTGGTATGGAGCCAGATAATAAAGGAAAACAAATAATATTTGCAGAGGCTCCACAAGCAGAAACATTTAAATATGCAATAGATTTAAGAGCAATGACACAAGGTAGAGGGTATTTTGAAATGGAATTAGAAAGATATGGAGAGGTTCCATCACAATTTGCAGAAAAAATAATTGGACTAGCTACTGCAAAGTAA
- a CDS encoding UvrB/UvrC motif-containing protein — MLCQKCNKNKASVYYNKIVNGEKTEMYLCSECAKENTEMNFNLDMPFSMMDIFSNLGFQPKKELEEKLVCQKCNMTYSEFKNNGRFGCSECYNAFSSQVNPMLQNIHGHIEHIGKAPKKSFYKISVENEIRELKEDLDRAIKNEEYELAAQFRDKIKYLKGSID; from the coding sequence ATGCTATGTCAAAAATGCAATAAAAATAAAGCATCTGTATATTATAATAAAATAGTCAATGGAGAAAAGACAGAAATGTATCTGTGTAGTGAATGTGCTAAAGAAAATACAGAGATGAATTTTAATTTAGATATGCCTTTTTCAATGATGGATATATTTTCCAACTTAGGATTTCAACCTAAAAAAGAGCTTGAAGAAAAGTTAGTTTGCCAAAAATGTAATATGACATATAGTGAATTTAAGAATAATGGAAGATTTGGATGCAGTGAATGTTACAATGCATTTAGTAGTCAAGTAAATCCAATGCTTCAAAATATACATGGTCATATAGAACATATAGGTAAGGCACCTAAAAAATCTTTTTATAAAATAAGTGTAGAAAATGAGATTAGAGAATTAAAAGAAGATTTGGATAGAGCTATAAAAAATGAAGAGTATGAATTAGCTGCTCAATTTAGAGATAAGA
- a CDS encoding CtsR family transcriptional regulator has product MATMTDIIEKFIKDLMEEDNSIQIQRNELANLFSCAPSQINYVLTTRFTIDKGYYIESKKGGGGYVQIEKIRRSKDGHIREILNERIGSQISYKKAKELVESLRESDLISERELKLILYAIDDKSLCMPVYELKEKVRSNVLKNIIIGVFSIEE; this is encoded by the coding sequence ATGGCAACTATGACAGATATAATTGAAAAATTTATTAAAGATTTGATGGAAGAGGATAATAGTATACAGATTCAAAGAAATGAACTAGCAAACTTGTTTAGTTGTGCACCATCACAAATAAATTATGTTTTAACAACAAGGTTTACCATAGATAAAGGTTATTATATAGAAAGCAAAAAAGGTGGCGGAGGATATGTTCAGATAGAAAAAATACGAAGAAGCAAAGATGGACATATTAGAGAAATACTAAACGAAAGGATAGGAAGCCAAATATCCTATAAGAAAGCAAAAGAGTTGGTAGAAAGTTTGAGAGAATCAGACTTAATTAGTGAAAGAGAATTAAAACTAATATTATATGCAATAGATGATAAATCATTATGTATGCCAGTATATGAATTAAAAGAGAAGGTAAGGTCTAATGTTTTAAAGAATATAATAATAGGAGTATTTAGTATAGAGGAGTGA